The DNA window GATGAGATGGAACGAACCGAAGTTCAGCTTGGCGAACCGCTGGACGAGGAACGACTTTTCGACTTTGAACGGGGGAGACTCCATGAGCAACGTGAGTGTAGCGGCGTGATGAGGCGGGGGCCAAGCAGGAGGAATGAAGAATGGAGAACGAAGAATGAAGAACGGGGAATGACCGACCCCTCCATTGCCTGTTCTTCATTCTTCGTTCTTCATTCGCTTCGATTCATTCCGGCTTGATCCCCAAATCCGCCGTCGTGAACAGCGACGCGTAGCTGTAACCCGCCGCCTCGATGTTCTCGCGGGCGCCTTCGAGCCGGTCAATCGTGCCGATCATCTTGATGACCGTAGCTCCAGCGGCTTCCAGCGTTTTGGCGGCTTCGACGATCTGGCCACCTGTCGTCAGGATGTCTTCGATGATGACGACCTTGTCGCCGGCCTTGAGCGTGCCTTCGACCAGCTTGCTGCTGCCGTAGCCTTTCTTGCTGTTGCGGACGAGGACAAACGGCAGCTTCGCGTGCATCGCCGTCGCGGCGGCCAGGGCGACGGCGCCCAGCTCGGGACCGGCCAGACGGTCCGTCTCCGGCGGCAGCATGGCAGCGAACGCCTTACCGAGCGCCATCAGGATGTCGGGCTGGGTTTCGAAGAGGTACTTGTCGAGGTAGTAGCTGCTCTTGCGGCCGGAACGAAGGGTGAACTCGCCGCGAAGCAAAGCGACTTCGGCGATTCGGCGGGCCAGGGCTTCTCGGGACAGTTCGGGGGACGTTGCGCTCATTGGCCGCACTATATGAAAAGAGTGCGGAGTTAAAAGTGCTGGGTTGAAAGTGCTGAGTCATGAGTGAGCGAACCCGTCGTGTCTCTTACTCAGCACTCAGCACTTTTGACTCAGCTCTATCCTAGGTTCCCGGCCGAAGCGTTGGTGCAGCCGCCCGCTGCGGCATGCCGACCGGGGCGGCGAAGCGCGTGTTGGGGTTCTTGTACTTATAGATCGACTGGTTGTATGCCGGGAGCGGCGTCGGGCCGGTGGGCTGGCGACTAGTGACGCTTCCGAGCGATCCCGCGGACCGGGGGACCGTTGGCGGCGGGGGAATGATGCTCACACCCATATAGCCGAGGTATTCGGTTCGTCCGGTGCCGAGTTGCGGAAAGACGTATCCGTCGGGCAGCGGATAGTAGTACCCACTCTCGGAGTAGCCGCCTCCGCCGTAGTAGGGCTGACGCGTTCCGCCATACAGGGGCGGCGGGGGGGCGATCGGTGCCGGTGCCGCGTAGACCACCGGCGGGGCGGAGGTCGTCCCGGCTGTTGCGAAACCTGCCCAATGCGAGCCGCTCACCGGCGGGATGGTCGACACGGCCGACTGCGACGGCGCCAATCCGGTCGTCGAGGGCGTCGCCGGCGAAGACGGCGGTACCGAACCGCCGGTCGTCGGGATGGCGGCGCGGGCCTGACGAACGAACTCGTCCTGAACACCGAAGAACTCAGCCGCCGGGCCGGTCGCCTGCAGCGGCGCGATGACCTTGCCCGACTTCACATCGTACACCTGACCGACGATACGAACCGACCCAGCGACGGCTTGAATGTCGCCGGCGACGGCGTAAATCGCACCGGCGTCGCGGGCAGTCTTGATGCGCGTCTCGGCATCGTTCGACGACTGCGATACGGCAGCCTTGGCACCGGTCAGTGCCAGTTCGTTCGTCAGCGACTGCTGCACGGCCGACGCCATCTTCTGGCTCTCGGCGTCGTCACTGGAGGTGCCCACGCTGAGAACGGCGACCTTTGTTGCGGGGGTGTTCGTTCCAGGTGCGTTCGTGCCGGGGGTGGTCGTGGTCGGAGCCTTGACCGGCGCACCGGCGTCTCCGTCGGCCGCATGCACCGGTGACCCGACCGCAAGCATCGCCGCCACGGCAAAGCCAGCCGAACAACGCAGCAAACTCAATGGGCGAGTAAGATGTCGGTAGCTCATGGTGCCAAAGTATACCGAGCCGACAGCGGCAGAGGTCCGAGAAAATCGTGTGAGAGATCAGCGTTGAGATCTCCAATTTCGTATCCGCGCTTACAACCCACCTCCCCATGCTTCTAGCCGAAATTTCCATGTGGCCGATGGACAAAGGCCAAAGCGTCAGTCCTTACGTCGCTCGAGTGCTCGACATCATCGACCGCAGCGGACTGCCCTATCGCCTGGGGCCGCTCGGAACGAGCATCGAAGGGGAATGGGATGAGGTGATGGCCGTGGTGAAGCAATGCTTCGACGCGTTGGCCGCCGACAGCGAACGAGTGGCGATCACGATGAAATGCGATTGGCGGAAGGGACGCAGCGGATCGCTGGAGGGCAAGATCGCGTCGGTCGAGCAGCAACTCGGCCGGAAACTGCGAACCTGAATCGCAATGGGGGAAATGGGGCCACCCCCTGACGATGAGGCAGCCTGGACCGTCGTCGCTGCCGATTCGGCGGCACGGCAGTACGACCCACCGCTGACGGTTGCGCTTTGGCAACGGAATGCTCGCGCAAGCCACCGACAATAAACAGCTTAACGATTCCAAACTTCCGCCTGATTTCTACCCGTCTTTGGTACGAATCTTCCTATCGTGTGGGGCAATCCCGCCGGCCGCTGTACGGCCGAGGGCGCTGAAATTGAGGAAGAAGAACATGACGTCCAAACTTTACAACAACTTCAAGACGGTTCTGTTTCTGGGACTGCTGACCGGGCTCATCCTGCTTGCGGGTCAGATCATCGGCGGCACCACCGGGCTTGTGATCGCGTTGGTCTTCGCTGCGGCGACCAACTTCGTCAGCTATTTCTTCAGCGCGAAGATCGCGCTGGCATCGATGGGTGCGCAGGAAGTCGGCCCGGACCACTGGCTGCACCAGATGGTGCGACGGCTGGCGACACGTGCAAACCTACCGATGCCCAAGGTTTACGTCTCGCCGCAAATGGCACCCAACGCGTTCGCGACCGGACGCAATCCGCAGAACTCAGCCGTCTGCGCCACCGAAGGGCTTCTACAGATGCTCAGCCGGGCCGAAGTCGCCGCCGTCATGGGCCATGAACTGGCCCACGTAAAGCACCGCGACATCCTGATCCAGACCGTCGCGGCGACGATCGGCGGGGCGATTTCCGCCCTGGGTTACGTGTTCATGTTCGGCGGATCGTCCGAAGAAGACGGCGAGAGCAGCAATCCGATCGCTGGCTTGCTGGTACTGATTCTCGGCCCGATCGCGGCCGGTTTGATTCAGGCCGCCATCAGCCGCAGCCGCGAGTTCAACGCCGACACCGAAGGCGCGGCGATCGCCGGCGAACCGATGGATCTTGCCACGGCGCTCGAGAAGATCCACGCCATGTCGCACCAGCTCCCGATGGACGTCAACCCGGCGTACAACAGTCTGTTCATCGCCGAGCCGACCAATGTCTGGCGTCAGATGGCAAACCTGTTCAGCACGCATCCGCCAGTGGAGCAGCGGATTGCAAACCTGATCGGCAGGCCTTGGAGCGGTCGTGTTCGAACGGCCGCGTAACGGCGACCGTAGCCGCGTCTTTGTTTTCTACCTGCCGCCCGGCGTTGGATGCTTCCAACGCCGGGCGGTTGTCGATACCTTCCCGGCTGTTTCCGGTGTCGTCAGTTCCCTTCAACGCTTGCGGATTTCAAGGATGAAACACCGCCTTCTGGCCCTTTCGGTCTTAACGCTCCTCGGCCTGTCGTTCCCCGCCCGGGCGGACATCGACGCCCAGGTCAATGCCGTCCTGCAGGATCGCCTGCTGGCCAATGCCACGGTGATCGTCGAGGTAATGAGCCTCGGCTCCGGGCCGGCAGACCTTCGAGAGCTCTACGCCCGCAATGCGCACCTGCCGCTGGTGCCGGCGAGCAACCTGAAGCTCGTCACCACGGCCGCGGCACTCGAGCATCTCGGCCCCGACTTCAAGTTCAGCACCAGGCTGCTGCTCGTCGGGCAGGACCTGGTTCTCATCGGGGACGGCGACCCCACGTTCGGCGACCCGGCCTTCACGAAGGAAAAAGGCTTTAAACCGACGTCGGATTTCGAAGCCTGGGCCGCCAGGCTGCAACAGGCGGGCATTACCACCATCCGCGATGTCCTGGTTGACGACTCTGTCATGGACGAACAGTTCGCCCACCCCGACTGGCCGAGCGACCAGCTCGACGAATACTACGAAGCCCAGGTCGGCGGACTGAACTTTGCCGGGAACACCCTCGACCTGACGATCGGAGCCGATGGCAACTCGGTCGGCGTCTGGCCGATGACGCGTTACGCCACGTTCAAGTCGTCGATCTCGCCCGGATCCAAGCGTGTTTTCACCGTTTCGCGGGACCTGGGAACCAACATCATCAACCTGCACGGCGACCCGCCGGCGAGGGGGGGGAAGGTCGTCCGAACGATTCATGACCCGCCCATGTTCGGCGGCACCGTGCTGGCCGAGACGCTGACCAATGCCGGCATCAAGGTAGCGGGCAGCGTCAAACGTGACCGCACTTTCCGGGCACGCCTGAATGCGCCGCTCGATCCGGCCCTGGCGGCGATGAAGCCGGTCGTGGTGGGTGAGTACGAAACACCGATCGGCCCTGTCCTTTCGAGAACGAACAAGGCTTCGGCGAATCTCTACGCCGAGTCGCTCTGCAAACGAATGGGATACGACGCGGCGACGAAAGCAACGGGCTCCTGGCAGACCGGACTGGAAGCGGTCCGTGGGTATCTGAAGAAGACTGGCATCCCCGAGGAGGATTTCCGCCTCGCCGACGGATGCGGCCTTTCGAAGAAGAACGCCATCAGTGCCCGCGCGCTGGTCCGGGTGCTGTGCTACGAATACTACGGCAAGAATCGGGACCTCTACATCCGGTCTCTATCCATCGCCGGCGTCGACGGAACGCTGGACGACCGGTTCGCCCGCAGCGATCTGCAACGGCGGGTCTTCGGCAAGAGCGGATTTGTTGAAGGCGTCAGCACCCTCAGCGGTTACCTTCAGGCCAAGGACGGCCAGTGGCATGCATTCTCCATCATGATCAACGGCATCCCTCGGCAGAGTAACTCGCAGATCAAGCTGTTGCAGG is part of the Humisphaera borealis genome and encodes:
- the pyrE gene encoding orotate phosphoribosyltransferase produces the protein MSATSPELSREALARRIAEVALLRGEFTLRSGRKSSYYLDKYLFETQPDILMALGKAFAAMLPPETDRLAGPELGAVALAAATAMHAKLPFVLVRNSKKGYGSSKLVEGTLKAGDKVVIIEDILTTGGQIVEAAKTLEAAGATVIKMIGTIDRLEGARENIEAAGYSYASLFTTADLGIKPE
- a CDS encoding MTH1187 family thiamine-binding protein — encoded protein: MLLAEISMWPMDKGQSVSPYVARVLDIIDRSGLPYRLGPLGTSIEGEWDEVMAVVKQCFDALAADSERVAITMKCDWRKGRSGSLEGKIASVEQQLGRKLRT
- a CDS encoding zinc metalloprotease HtpX, encoding MTSKLYNNFKTVLFLGLLTGLILLAGQIIGGTTGLVIALVFAAATNFVSYFFSAKIALASMGAQEVGPDHWLHQMVRRLATRANLPMPKVYVSPQMAPNAFATGRNPQNSAVCATEGLLQMLSRAEVAAVMGHELAHVKHRDILIQTVAATIGGAISALGYVFMFGGSSEEDGESSNPIAGLLVLILGPIAAGLIQAAISRSREFNADTEGAAIAGEPMDLATALEKIHAMSHQLPMDVNPAYNSLFIAEPTNVWRQMANLFSTHPPVEQRIANLIGRPWSGRVRTAA
- the dacB gene encoding D-alanyl-D-alanine carboxypeptidase/D-alanyl-D-alanine endopeptidase; amino-acid sequence: MKHRLLALSVLTLLGLSFPARADIDAQVNAVLQDRLLANATVIVEVMSLGSGPADLRELYARNAHLPLVPASNLKLVTTAAALEHLGPDFKFSTRLLLVGQDLVLIGDGDPTFGDPAFTKEKGFKPTSDFEAWAARLQQAGITTIRDVLVDDSVMDEQFAHPDWPSDQLDEYYEAQVGGLNFAGNTLDLTIGADGNSVGVWPMTRYATFKSSISPGSKRVFTVSRDLGTNIINLHGDPPARGGKVVRTIHDPPMFGGTVLAETLTNAGIKVAGSVKRDRTFRARLNAPLDPALAAMKPVVVGEYETPIGPVLSRTNKASANLYAESLCKRMGYDAATKATGSWQTGLEAVRGYLKKTGIPEEDFRLADGCGLSKKNAISARALVRVLCYEYYGKNRDLYIRSLSIAGVDGTLDDRFARSDLQRRVFGKSGFVEGVSTLSGYLQAKDGQWHAFSIMINGIPRQSNSQIKLLQEKIVKAVDAEVSPKK